A window from Solanum stenotomum isolate F172 chromosome 7, ASM1918654v1, whole genome shotgun sequence encodes these proteins:
- the LOC125870152 gene encoding putative disease resistance protein RGA4, protein MAEAFLQLLLDNLTSFIHGKLVLFFGFEKEFEKLSSMFSTIQAVLEDAQEKQLKDKTIENWLQKLNGAAYEVDDILDECKSEATRFEQSRLGFYHPGIITFRHKIGKRMKEIMEKVDAIAEERRKFHFLEKITERQASTRETGFVLTEPEVYGRDKEQDEIVKILINNVNVAKELPVFPIIGMGGLGKTTLAQMIFNFNPKIWVCVSDDFDEKRLIKTIVGNIERRSLDVEDLASFQKKLQELLTGKRYLLVLDDVWNDDQEKWAKLRAVLKVGARGASVLATTRLEKAGSIMGTLEPYRLSILSQHDGLLLFMQRAFGQQREINSNLVAVGKEIVKKCGGVPLAAKTLGGILRFKREESEWEHVRDNEIWNLPQDESSILPALRLSYHHLPLNLKQCFAYCAVFPKDTKMEKDNLITLWMAHGFLSSKGNMELEDVGNEVWKELYMRSFFQEVVVDEFGKTYFKMHDLIHDLATSLISANTSSSNIRQVRVGEENNILSIGFSKTVPSYSPSLLKMFVSLRVLDMSYSRVYQLSSSIGNLIHLRLLNLSSTRIRSLPKRLCKLQNLQTLNLKSCRSLSCLPKQTSKLSSLRNLLLDYCPLTSMSPRIRSLTCLKTLDCFVIGKRKGYRLGELRNLNLGGSLSITHLERVKKDIAAKEANLSAKANLYSLCMSWDRSDRYESENDLDEKVLKSLKPHPNLKSLKVTGFRGLRLPDWMNGSVLKNVVSIDIDSCKNCLCLPPFGELPCLESLCLFGGSVDYIEDNVNGCGRFPSLRRLVIKGFPNLKGLLQKEGKDQFPILEEMEIHDCPMLVFPTLACVKKLEVWGNTDATSLSSISDLSTLTSLCISHNVEQTSLPEEMFKRLAYLESMSISSFKKLKELPTSLASLTALKRLDIRSCHSLESLPEQVLEGLTSLTELFIQDCEMLKTLSEGLQHLTTLTRLVVALCPEMVTLPFGIQNLHSLQSLVIWNCPRLQSLPAGIMETKNLQALRIVYCPELAKRCEKEIGEDWNKIAHIPNVYIS, encoded by the exons ATGGCAGAAGCTTTCCTTCAACTTCTGCTAGAcaatctcacttctttcatccATGGTAAACTAGTATTATTCTTCGGTTTCGAAAAGGAATTTGAAAAGCTCTCAAGCATGTTTTCCACAATTCAAGCTGTGCTTGAAGATGCTCAAGAGAAGCAATTGAAGGACAAGACAATAGAGAATTGGTTGCAGAAACTCAATGGTGCTGCGTATGAAGTCGATGACATATTGGACGAATGTAAAAGTGAGGCAACAAGATTCGAGCAGTCTCGATTAGGGTTTTATCATCCAGGGATTATTACTTTCCGTCACAAAATTGGGAAAAGGATGAAAGAGATAATGGAGAAAGTAGATGCAATTGCTGAAGAAAGAAGGAAGTTTCATTTCCTTGAAAAAATTACAGAGAGACAAGCCTCTACGCGTGAAACAG GTTTTGTTTTGACTGAACCAGAAGTCTATGGAAGGGACAAAGAGCAGGATGAGATAGTGAAAATTCTGATCAACAATGTTAATGTTGCCAAAGAACTTCCTGTGTTTCCTATAATTGGTATGGGGGGACTAGGAAAGACGACACTTGCCCAAATGATCTTCAATTTCAATCCCAAAATATGGGTTTGTGTCTCAGATGATTTTGATGAGAAGAGGTTGATAAAGACAATTGTAGGAAATATTGAAAGAAGGTCTCTAGATGTTGAGGACTTGGCTTCATTTCAGAAGAAGCTTCAGGAGTTATTGACTGGAAAACGATACTTGCTTGTCTTAGATGATGTTTGGAATGATGATCAAGAAAAGTGGGCTAAGTTAAGAGCAGTCTTAAAGGTTGGAGCAAGAGGTGCTTCTGTTCTAGCAACTACTCGTCTCGAAAAGGCTGGATCAATTATGGGAACTTTAGAACCATATCGTTTGTCAATTTTATCTCAACATGATGGCTTGCTGTTGTTTATGCAACGCGCGTTTGGGCAACAAAGAGAAATAAATTCTAATCTTGTGGCCGTTGGAAAGGAGATTGTGAAGAAATGTGGTGGTGTGCCTTTAGCGGCCAAGACTCTTGGAGGTATTTTACGCTTCAAGAGAGAAGAAAGTGAATGGGAACATGTGAGAGATAATGAGATTTGGAATTTGCCTCAAGATGAAAGTTCTATTCTACCTGCTCTGAGGCTAAGTTATCATCACCTTCCACTTAATTTGAAACAATGTTTTGCATATTGTGCAGTGTTCCCAAAGGACACCAAAATGGAAAAGGATAATCTAATCACTCTTTGGATGGCACATGGTTTTCTTTCATCGAAAGGAAATATGGAGCTAGAGGATGTCGGTAACGAAGTATGGAAAGAATTATACATGAGGTCCTTTTTCCAAGAGGTTGTAGTGGATGAATTTGGTAAAACGTATTTCAAGATGCATGACCTCATTCATGATTTGGCTACATCTCTGATTTCAGCAAACACATCAAGCAGCAATATCCGTCAAGTACGAGTAGGAGAGGAAAATAACATATTGTCCATTGGTTTTTCTAAAACAGTGCCTTCTTACTCTCCCTCACTCCTGAAAATGTTTGTCTCACTAAGGGTGCTTGATATGAGTTACTCGAGAGTGTATCAATTATCATCTTCCATTGGAAATCTAATACATTTAAGGCTCCTGAACCTGTCTAGCACTAGAATTCGTAGTCTTCCCAAGAGATTATGCAAGCTTCAAAATCTCCAGACTCTTAATCTAAAATCTTGTCGCTCACTTTCTTGTCTGCCAAAGCAAACAAGTAAACTAAGTAGTCTTCGGAATCTTCTGCTCGATTACTGTCCATTGACCTCTATGTCACCAAGAATAAGATCGTTGACATGCCTTAAGACTCTAGATTGCTTTGTTATTGGCAAGAGAAAGGGCTATCGACTTGGTGAACTACGAAACCTAAACCTTGGTGGCTCACTTTCAATCACACACCTTGAGAGagtgaagaaggatatagctgCAAAAGAAGCCAATTTATCTGCTAAAGCAAATCTCTACTCTTTATGTATGAGTTGGGATAGGTCCGATAGATATGAATCAGAAAATGATTTGGATGAGAAAGTGCTTAAATCCCTCAAACCACACCCCAATCTGAAATCTTTAAAAGTAACTGGCTTCAGAGGTCTCCGTCTCCCGGACTGGATGAACGGttcagttttgaaaaatgttgtaTCTATTGATATTGATAGCTGTAAAAACTGTTTATGCCTTCCACCCTTTGGAGAGCTGCCTTGTCTAGAAAGTTTATGCTTATTCGGCGGGTCTGTGGATTATATTGAAGACAATGTTAATGGCTGTGGAAGGTTTCCATCCTTGAGACGCCTTGTCATAAAAGGCTTTCCTAACCTGAAAGGATTGCTACAAAAGGAAGGAAAAGATCAATTCCCCATACTTGAGGAAATGGAGATTCATGATTGCCCTATGCTCGTCTTTCCAACCCTTGCTTGTGTCAAGAAATTGGAAGTTTGGGGCAACACAGATGCAACGTCTTTGAGCTCCATATCTGATCTTAGCACTCTCACCTCATTGTGTATTAGTCATAACGTCGAACAGACTTCACTCCCAGAAGAAATGTTCAAACGCCTTGCCTATCTCGAGTCCATGAGTATTTCATCCTTCAAAAAACTTAAAGAGCTGCCTACCAGCCTGGCCAGTCTAACTGCTTTGAAGCGTTTGGATATTCGAAGTTGTCATTCACTAGAGAGTCTCCCCGAGCAAGTACTGGAAGGTTTAACTTCACTCACGGAGTTATTCATTCAGGATTGTGAGATGCTAAAAACTCTATCAGAGGGATTGCAACACCTAACAACCCTGACAAGATTAGTAGTTGCTCTTTGTCCAGAGATGGTGACCTTGCCTTTCGGGATTCAAAACTTACACTCTCTTCAATCACTGGTGATCTGGAATTGCCCTCGCCTGCAATCACTTCCAGCTGGCATTATGGAAACAAAGAATCTGCAGGCGTTGCGAATTGTTTATTGTCCAGAACTGGCAAAGCGCTGCGAGAAGGAGATAGGGGAGGACTGGAACAAAATTGCTCACATTCCAAATGTGTATATCAGTTAG
- the LOC125870154 gene encoding pre-mRNA-processing factor 39-2 isoform X3 → MDIVRLFRGRLFERGLVYVGTDYLSFPLWDKYLEYEYTQQAWSNVAAIYTQILQNPNQQLDRYFEGFKELVASRPLSELRTPEEAAAAAAAEAEDEQIEGEVNPGSEPSKPVSTSLKDAEELEKYISIREEMYKKAKEFDSKIIGFETSIRRPYFHVRPLNVAELENWHNYLDFIEGGDDFNKVVKLYERCLIACANYPEYWIRYVSCMETSGSLDLADNALARATQVFVKRQPEIHLFAAQLREQRGDIPGAQAAYQLVHAEISPGLVEAIIKHANMERRLGNLDDACTIYEQAIAIEKGKEHSQSLPLLFAQYSRFLYLVSGKVEKAREILDQAVENVQLSKPLLEALIHLESIQSLPKRVDLLDSLVDKFLVPSLENPNVASVDEREELSSIFMEFLDLFGDAVSIKKADDRHAKLFLRHRTSSDSKKRQAEDYIVSEKTKLAKSAVATTNPSVVGAYPGAQNQWPAGYGVQGQTWPQATQAQSQQWNPGYAQQAAYGAYGSYGTGYAPPQAPAASVPSSAGYGVYPSTFPAQAFPQQNYAQPAVAGAATAALTPAPQATTVPPTAYYGSYY, encoded by the exons ATGGACATTGTAAGATTGTTTCGAGGAAG GTTATTTGAAAGAGGATTAGTGTATGTTGGGACAGACTACCTGTCCTTTCCACTTTGGGATAAGTACCTGGAGTATGAGTACACACAGCAGGCTTGGTCGAATGTTGCTGCTATCTACACACAGATATTGCAGAATCCAAATCAGCAGCTTGATCGCTATTTTGAAGG TTTCAAGGAGCTGGTGGCTAGTAGGCCTCTATCAGAGTTACGAACTCCTGAAGAAGCTGCAGCTGCAGCTGCAGCAGAAGCTGAGGATGAACAGATTGAGGGTGAGGTTAATCCTGGATCTGAGCCTTCTAAACCTGTTAGTACAAGCTTAAAAGATGCCGAGGAGTTAGAGAAGTATATCTCCATTAGAGAAGAGATGTATAAGAAAGCTAAAGAGTTTGATTCTAAGATCATTGGTTTTGAAACATCTATAAGGAGGCCATATTTTCATGTGAGGCCTCTGAATGTCGCAGAGCTTGAAAATTGGCACAATTATCTTGACTTTATAGAAGGAGGAGATGACTTCAATAAG GTGGTCAAGCTGTATGAGAGATGTTTGATTGCGTGCGCCAATTATCCTGAATATTGGATTCGGTATGTTTCTTGTATGGAAACAAGTGGAAGTTTGGATCTTGCTGATAATGCCCTTGCTCGTGCCACTCAAGTCTTTGTCAAG AGGCAACCAGAGATTCACCTTTTTGCTGCTCAATTGCGGGAGCAACGTGGCGATATTCCTGGTGCTCAAGCTGCATATCAACTTGTGCACGCTGAAATATCACCTGGGCTTGTAGAAGCAATAATCAAGCATGCAAACATGGAACGTCGACTT GGGAATCTTGATGATGCCTGTACCATATACGAACAAGCTATTGCCATTGAAAAAGGGAAGGAACACTCTCAGAGTCTGCCATTGTTGTTTGCACAGTACTCTCGGTTTTTGTACTTG GTTTCTGGGAAGGTGGAAAAAGCTAGGGAAATTCTTGATCAAGCAGTTGAGAATGTCCAGCTGTCAAAACCACTTCTGGAG GCACTAATCCATTTAGAATCCATTCAGTCACTCCCAAAGAGAGTAGATTTGTTGGATTCATTGGTTGATAAGTTCTTAGTTCCATCTCTTGAGAACCCTAACGTTGCAAGTGTTGATGAAAGAGAGGAATTATCAAGCATTTTCATGGAG TTTCTCGATCTTTTTGGTGATGCAGTCTCAATTAAGAAGGCTGATGATCGGCATGCGAAACTCTTCTTACGCCATAGAACTTCTTCAGATTCAAAGAAACGTCAGGCTGAAGATTACATAGTTTCTGAGAAAACAAAGCTGGCAAAGTCTGCTGTTGCAACAACCAACCCTTCAGTGGTTGGTGCATATCCTGGAGCACAGAATCAATGGCCTGCAGGTTATGGTGTACAAGGTCAAACCTGGCCACAGGCTACACAAGCCCAATCGCAGCAGTGGAATCCTGGTTATGCGCAACAG GCAGCATATGGTGCTTACGGCAGTTACGGAACTGGCTATGCACCTCCTCAAGCGCCTGCAGCATCAGTCCCCTCTAGTGCTGGTTATGGTGTCTATCCTTCAACATTCCCAGCCCAG GCCTTCCCTCAGCAGAATTATGCACAGCCAGCGGTTGCGGGCGCTGCCACTGCTGCTTTGACTCCAGCACCACAAGCTACAACTGTTCCTCCTACAGCTTATTACGGCAGTTACTATTGA
- the LOC125870154 gene encoding pre-mRNA-processing factor 39-2 isoform X2, translating into MGESETVVAQTSSVTDYMSAGYSSINPDDAGAHASSDAGNAGDLATSCPNGPGESAATNVEAGNPYTTDEVSTQQEAATAMAYDAIQDLAALADAPAGSSQVADYESSANGNTAEARDIAAAGIAENGIASDVHGSSNMHRPEDGLALSPEEERLWSIVRTNSLDFNAWTALIEETEKMSEGNILKIRKAYDAFLAEFPLCYGYWKKFADHEARLGSGDKVVEVYERAVQGVTYSVDMWLHYCVFAISTYGDPDTIRRLFERGLVYVGTDYLSFPLWDKYLEYEYTQQAWSNVAAIYTQILQNPNQQLDRYFEGFKELVASRPLSELRTPEEAAAAAAAEAEDEQIEGEVNPGSEPSKPVSTSLKDAEELEKYISIREEMYKKAKEFDSKIIGFETSIRRPYFHVRPLNVAELENWHNYLDFIEGGDDFNKVVKLYERCLIACANYPEYWIRYVSCMETSGSLDLADNALARATQVFVKRQPEIHLFAAQLREQRGDIPGAQAAYQLVHAEISPGLVEAIIKHANMERRLGNLDDACTIYEQAIAIEKGKEHSQSLPLLFAQYSRFLYLVSGKVEKAREILDQAVENVQLSKPLLEALIHLESIQSLPKRVDLLDSLVDKFLVPSLENPNVASVDEREELSSIFMEFLDLFGDAVSIKKADDRHAKLFLRHRTSSDSKKRQAEDYIVSEKTKLAKSAVATTNPSVVGAYPGAQNQWPAGYGVQGQTWPQATQAQSQQWNPGYAQQAAYGAYGSYGTGYAPPQAPAASVPSSAGYGVYPSTFPAQAFPQQNYAQPAVAGAATAALTPAPQATTVPPTAYYGSYY; encoded by the exons ATGGGCGAAAGCGAAACTGTTGTAGCTCAAACCTCGTCAGTCACTGATTATATGTCTGCTGGTTATTCGTCAATAAATCCTGATGATGCTGGTGCCCACGCTTCTTCTGATGCTGGAAACGCTGGGGATCTGGCCACTTCATGTCCAAATGGCCCAGGGGAGTCAGCAGCTACTAATGTAGAAGCTGGAAACCCTTATACTACTGATGAAGTGTCGACCCAGCAAGAAGCTGCAACTGCTATGGCATATGACGCGATCCAGGATCTTGCAGCTCTAGCAGATGCACCCGCAGGTTCATCCCAAGTTGCTGATTATGAATCTTCTGCAAATGGCAACACTGCTGAAGCAAGAGACATTGCAGCAGCTGGAATTGCTGAAAATGGGATTGCATCAGACGTTCATGGAAGTTCCAATATGCATCGGCCAGAAGATGGCTTAG CTTTATCTCCTGAAGAGGAAAGATTATGGAGCATCGTTAGGACAAATTCTTTAGACTTCAATGCTTGGACTGCCCTTATTGAGGAGACGGAGAAGATGTCGGAG GGCAACATTTTGAAGATTCGGAAGGCTTATGATGCATTCTTGGCAGAATTTCCTCTGTGTTACGGTTATTGGAAGAAATTTGCAGATCATGAGGCACGTCTTGGCTCTGGTGACAAAGTTGTGGAGGTCTATGAACGAGCTGTTCAAGGTGTGACATATTCGGTAGATATGTGGTTGCACTATTGTGTTTTTGCTATAAGCACTTATGGAGATCCTGACACCATTAGAAG GTTATTTGAAAGAGGATTAGTGTATGTTGGGACAGACTACCTGTCCTTTCCACTTTGGGATAAGTACCTGGAGTATGAGTACACACAGCAGGCTTGGTCGAATGTTGCTGCTATCTACACACAGATATTGCAGAATCCAAATCAGCAGCTTGATCGCTATTTTGAAGG TTTCAAGGAGCTGGTGGCTAGTAGGCCTCTATCAGAGTTACGAACTCCTGAAGAAGCTGCAGCTGCAGCTGCAGCAGAAGCTGAGGATGAACAGATTGAGGGTGAGGTTAATCCTGGATCTGAGCCTTCTAAACCTGTTAGTACAAGCTTAAAAGATGCCGAGGAGTTAGAGAAGTATATCTCCATTAGAGAAGAGATGTATAAGAAAGCTAAAGAGTTTGATTCTAAGATCATTGGTTTTGAAACATCTATAAGGAGGCCATATTTTCATGTGAGGCCTCTGAATGTCGCAGAGCTTGAAAATTGGCACAATTATCTTGACTTTATAGAAGGAGGAGATGACTTCAATAAG GTGGTCAAGCTGTATGAGAGATGTTTGATTGCGTGCGCCAATTATCCTGAATATTGGATTCGGTATGTTTCTTGTATGGAAACAAGTGGAAGTTTGGATCTTGCTGATAATGCCCTTGCTCGTGCCACTCAAGTCTTTGTCAAG AGGCAACCAGAGATTCACCTTTTTGCTGCTCAATTGCGGGAGCAACGTGGCGATATTCCTGGTGCTCAAGCTGCATATCAACTTGTGCACGCTGAAATATCACCTGGGCTTGTAGAAGCAATAATCAAGCATGCAAACATGGAACGTCGACTT GGGAATCTTGATGATGCCTGTACCATATACGAACAAGCTATTGCCATTGAAAAAGGGAAGGAACACTCTCAGAGTCTGCCATTGTTGTTTGCACAGTACTCTCGGTTTTTGTACTTG GTTTCTGGGAAGGTGGAAAAAGCTAGGGAAATTCTTGATCAAGCAGTTGAGAATGTCCAGCTGTCAAAACCACTTCTGGAG GCACTAATCCATTTAGAATCCATTCAGTCACTCCCAAAGAGAGTAGATTTGTTGGATTCATTGGTTGATAAGTTCTTAGTTCCATCTCTTGAGAACCCTAACGTTGCAAGTGTTGATGAAAGAGAGGAATTATCAAGCATTTTCATGGAG TTTCTCGATCTTTTTGGTGATGCAGTCTCAATTAAGAAGGCTGATGATCGGCATGCGAAACTCTTCTTACGCCATAGAACTTCTTCAGATTCAAAGAAACGTCAGGCTGAAGATTACATAGTTTCTGAGAAAACAAAGCTGGCAAAGTCTGCTGTTGCAACAACCAACCCTTCAGTGGTTGGTGCATATCCTGGAGCACAGAATCAATGGCCTGCAGGTTATGGTGTACAAGGTCAAACCTGGCCACAGGCTACACAAGCCCAATCGCAGCAGTGGAATCCTGGTTATGCGCAACAG GCAGCATATGGTGCTTACGGCAGTTACGGAACTGGCTATGCACCTCCTCAAGCGCCTGCAGCATCAGTCCCCTCTAGTGCTGGTTATGGTGTCTATCCTTCAACATTCCCAGCCCAG GCCTTCCCTCAGCAGAATTATGCACAGCCAGCGGTTGCGGGCGCTGCCACTGCTGCTTTGACTCCAGCACCACAAGCTACAACTGTTCCTCCTACAGCTTATTACGGCAGTTACTATTGA
- the LOC125870154 gene encoding pre-mRNA-processing factor 39-2 isoform X1, with protein sequence MGESETVVAQTSSVTDYMSAGYSSINPDDAGAHASSDAGNAGDLATSCPNGPGESAATNVEAGNPYTTDEVSTQQEAATAMAYDAIQDLAALADAPAGSSQVADYESSANGNTAEARDIAAAGIAENGIASDVHGSSNMHRPEDGLAALSPEEERLWSIVRTNSLDFNAWTALIEETEKMSEGNILKIRKAYDAFLAEFPLCYGYWKKFADHEARLGSGDKVVEVYERAVQGVTYSVDMWLHYCVFAISTYGDPDTIRRLFERGLVYVGTDYLSFPLWDKYLEYEYTQQAWSNVAAIYTQILQNPNQQLDRYFEGFKELVASRPLSELRTPEEAAAAAAAEAEDEQIEGEVNPGSEPSKPVSTSLKDAEELEKYISIREEMYKKAKEFDSKIIGFETSIRRPYFHVRPLNVAELENWHNYLDFIEGGDDFNKVVKLYERCLIACANYPEYWIRYVSCMETSGSLDLADNALARATQVFVKRQPEIHLFAAQLREQRGDIPGAQAAYQLVHAEISPGLVEAIIKHANMERRLGNLDDACTIYEQAIAIEKGKEHSQSLPLLFAQYSRFLYLVSGKVEKAREILDQAVENVQLSKPLLEALIHLESIQSLPKRVDLLDSLVDKFLVPSLENPNVASVDEREELSSIFMEFLDLFGDAVSIKKADDRHAKLFLRHRTSSDSKKRQAEDYIVSEKTKLAKSAVATTNPSVVGAYPGAQNQWPAGYGVQGQTWPQATQAQSQQWNPGYAQQAAYGAYGSYGTGYAPPQAPAASVPSSAGYGVYPSTFPAQAFPQQNYAQPAVAGAATAALTPAPQATTVPPTAYYGSYY encoded by the exons ATGGGCGAAAGCGAAACTGTTGTAGCTCAAACCTCGTCAGTCACTGATTATATGTCTGCTGGTTATTCGTCAATAAATCCTGATGATGCTGGTGCCCACGCTTCTTCTGATGCTGGAAACGCTGGGGATCTGGCCACTTCATGTCCAAATGGCCCAGGGGAGTCAGCAGCTACTAATGTAGAAGCTGGAAACCCTTATACTACTGATGAAGTGTCGACCCAGCAAGAAGCTGCAACTGCTATGGCATATGACGCGATCCAGGATCTTGCAGCTCTAGCAGATGCACCCGCAGGTTCATCCCAAGTTGCTGATTATGAATCTTCTGCAAATGGCAACACTGCTGAAGCAAGAGACATTGCAGCAGCTGGAATTGCTGAAAATGGGATTGCATCAGACGTTCATGGAAGTTCCAATATGCATCGGCCAGAAGATGGCTTAG CAGCTTTATCTCCTGAAGAGGAAAGATTATGGAGCATCGTTAGGACAAATTCTTTAGACTTCAATGCTTGGACTGCCCTTATTGAGGAGACGGAGAAGATGTCGGAG GGCAACATTTTGAAGATTCGGAAGGCTTATGATGCATTCTTGGCAGAATTTCCTCTGTGTTACGGTTATTGGAAGAAATTTGCAGATCATGAGGCACGTCTTGGCTCTGGTGACAAAGTTGTGGAGGTCTATGAACGAGCTGTTCAAGGTGTGACATATTCGGTAGATATGTGGTTGCACTATTGTGTTTTTGCTATAAGCACTTATGGAGATCCTGACACCATTAGAAG GTTATTTGAAAGAGGATTAGTGTATGTTGGGACAGACTACCTGTCCTTTCCACTTTGGGATAAGTACCTGGAGTATGAGTACACACAGCAGGCTTGGTCGAATGTTGCTGCTATCTACACACAGATATTGCAGAATCCAAATCAGCAGCTTGATCGCTATTTTGAAGG TTTCAAGGAGCTGGTGGCTAGTAGGCCTCTATCAGAGTTACGAACTCCTGAAGAAGCTGCAGCTGCAGCTGCAGCAGAAGCTGAGGATGAACAGATTGAGGGTGAGGTTAATCCTGGATCTGAGCCTTCTAAACCTGTTAGTACAAGCTTAAAAGATGCCGAGGAGTTAGAGAAGTATATCTCCATTAGAGAAGAGATGTATAAGAAAGCTAAAGAGTTTGATTCTAAGATCATTGGTTTTGAAACATCTATAAGGAGGCCATATTTTCATGTGAGGCCTCTGAATGTCGCAGAGCTTGAAAATTGGCACAATTATCTTGACTTTATAGAAGGAGGAGATGACTTCAATAAG GTGGTCAAGCTGTATGAGAGATGTTTGATTGCGTGCGCCAATTATCCTGAATATTGGATTCGGTATGTTTCTTGTATGGAAACAAGTGGAAGTTTGGATCTTGCTGATAATGCCCTTGCTCGTGCCACTCAAGTCTTTGTCAAG AGGCAACCAGAGATTCACCTTTTTGCTGCTCAATTGCGGGAGCAACGTGGCGATATTCCTGGTGCTCAAGCTGCATATCAACTTGTGCACGCTGAAATATCACCTGGGCTTGTAGAAGCAATAATCAAGCATGCAAACATGGAACGTCGACTT GGGAATCTTGATGATGCCTGTACCATATACGAACAAGCTATTGCCATTGAAAAAGGGAAGGAACACTCTCAGAGTCTGCCATTGTTGTTTGCACAGTACTCTCGGTTTTTGTACTTG GTTTCTGGGAAGGTGGAAAAAGCTAGGGAAATTCTTGATCAAGCAGTTGAGAATGTCCAGCTGTCAAAACCACTTCTGGAG GCACTAATCCATTTAGAATCCATTCAGTCACTCCCAAAGAGAGTAGATTTGTTGGATTCATTGGTTGATAAGTTCTTAGTTCCATCTCTTGAGAACCCTAACGTTGCAAGTGTTGATGAAAGAGAGGAATTATCAAGCATTTTCATGGAG TTTCTCGATCTTTTTGGTGATGCAGTCTCAATTAAGAAGGCTGATGATCGGCATGCGAAACTCTTCTTACGCCATAGAACTTCTTCAGATTCAAAGAAACGTCAGGCTGAAGATTACATAGTTTCTGAGAAAACAAAGCTGGCAAAGTCTGCTGTTGCAACAACCAACCCTTCAGTGGTTGGTGCATATCCTGGAGCACAGAATCAATGGCCTGCAGGTTATGGTGTACAAGGTCAAACCTGGCCACAGGCTACACAAGCCCAATCGCAGCAGTGGAATCCTGGTTATGCGCAACAG GCAGCATATGGTGCTTACGGCAGTTACGGAACTGGCTATGCACCTCCTCAAGCGCCTGCAGCATCAGTCCCCTCTAGTGCTGGTTATGGTGTCTATCCTTCAACATTCCCAGCCCAG GCCTTCCCTCAGCAGAATTATGCACAGCCAGCGGTTGCGGGCGCTGCCACTGCTGCTTTGACTCCAGCACCACAAGCTACAACTGTTCCTCCTACAGCTTATTACGGCAGTTACTATTGA